The proteins below come from a single Mya arenaria isolate MELC-2E11 chromosome 6, ASM2691426v1 genomic window:
- the LOC128238010 gene encoding rhoptry surface protein CERLI2-like, with translation MVNEAPVKRHKVNEAPVKRHKVNEAPVKRHKVNEDHVKRHKVNEAPVKRHKVNEAPVKRRKVKEDPVKRHEVYKDPVKRHKVNEDSVKRHKVNEYPVKRHERHKVNEHTVKRHKVNDDPVKRHKVNEDHVKRHKMNEDPVKRHKVNEDHVKRHKRHKVSEDPVKIHKVNEAHVKRHKANEAPVMRQKVNEAPVKSHKVNEDPVKRLLRGKR, from the exons ATGGTGAACGAAgcccctgttaagaggcacaaggtgaACGAAgcccctgttaagaggcacaaggtgaACGAAgcccctgttaagaggcacaaggtgaACGAAGAccatgttaagaggcacaaggtgaACGAAgcccctgttaagaggcacaaggtgaACGAAGCCCCGGTTAAGAGGCGCAAGGTGAAAGaagaccctgttaagaggcacgaGGTTTACAaagaccctgttaagaggcacaaggtgaACGAAGActctgttaagaggcacaaggtgaACGAataccctgttaagaggcacgag aggcacaaggtgaACGAACAcactgttaagaggcacaaggttaacgatgaccctgttaagaggcacaaagTGAACGAAGAccatgttaagaggcacaagatGAACGAAGACCcggttaagaggcacaaggtgaACGAAGAccatgttaagaggcacaag aggcacaaggttagcGAAGATCCTGTTAAGATTCACAAGGTTAACGAAGCccatgttaagaggcacaaggcaaaTGAAGCCCCTGTTATGAGGCAAAAGGTGAATGAAGCCCCTGTTAAGAGTCACAAGgttaacgaagaccctgttaagaggctGTTAAGAGGCAAAAGGTGA